A window of Castanea sativa cultivar Marrone di Chiusa Pesio chromosome 8, ASM4071231v1 genomic DNA:
GCAAGAAGAAAAGACTTTATCtgataataatttttagatGATGTGGAACCTCACTAAGGCAAGGCCCTTTGGAACCATCCCTGGGGAGTAAACCCCGGATACACAACCCCACCCACTAGAACAATATTTCAAGTATAGTGGGGATCAAAACCTAGGATGTCTAGGTCTATAGCTCATCCCAAGTTTCCCACCACTAAGCTGCACCCTGACAGGTACTTGTAATAATTagattgaaatattaatttttattttttctatcaCTTGCGTATCCAATTTTAATTGACTTAATAGTTTGCCATTGTATggttatttacaaaaatattccTCGACTGTCTACTGAGATTAAGGAAAAAACAACTTGGGAGAGAAACAAAATGCTAAACTATGTTCAATTAACTAGTCAGAAATAGTTTGGACAAAGAAAAGGCAGGCTGAAATAAGAATTCTCAGTACATATCAATTATACTTGGTTGATCCTCCTTGAAACAATTCAGTAAAAATGCATTACTAATGTCACTGCTATATAGAAGATTTAAAATCACTTATAAAGGGTATTCTTTATCAGCTAGGCCTCTTCCAAGGAGAGCTGAAAAGTTTAAGCAATGAAGATTTATGAGGGCTTTCCTGTGGTGGTCCAGTAATCACTAATCATTAGTAAAAGAGTGTAAAATACCGACCAGAGAAACAAGAAAACCTGTGATAAGAAAGTCAAAAGTACCTAGAAAATAATGACACAAATTGATTACCTGATAAAAATTTACAGGGAGATTTCTCCTTCTAGATTTCTCAGGTGCAATAGTTGATAGGATTTGAACAACCTCACTCATGGTTGGTCGATCATCAGGATCCAGTAACAGGCACTCCTTTGCTAGGTAAGCCATTATCTGCATCTCTTCTTCTGGGAAATTCCCGTTTAAACGTGGATCAGGCAACTCTGTAATTACTCGCCTACTGTCTTGTAAATGAGGGGTAGCCTAcatgaaaacaaataaacatggATTAATTTTTCCTGATTTTGTCaaacacaatataaatataaaagtttttttaaaaatggctGCCTGTTGAAAAATGCCTAATGTGCAAATTGAGGTTAGTTGAAGATCAGCATATACTCCAAGATGTTATAAAACACTGATGAAAATATCAGTTGGGTGTCAATTAGCTCAGCTGCATGATGGCAGAAGGTTCAAATAGCAACAATGTATTCTCAACAAAATTGCATAATACACTCAAAATGCTTACAAAATGTTTTTAGTAAATGAAGGTGGACACTTTCATAAGTCTGCAAACAATACTAAAAACAGGGTTGAGATAAGTATTAAAGTCCACATGTGTCAAACAAACCAATTCTCTCATGGTAGTGTCCCACAATACATAGAAGCATTTCAACTTTACCTAGGGTAAATTCTCTTGCATTGCTTTAAAAGCTGAAAGCGTAAAACAAAGTGTTTTAACCATGGTGGGCAGGACACAAGccatttgatattttgattatttcattcttaaaaataaaagaagaaaagttcaAGATATTAGACGAGATAGAACATGCATTTAGAAACATTGGTTTAATGCAAAAACACAATGAGGATACACTATACCCATATGACAAGGCTTTCTTCTGCTTTGCTTGCTAATTTATAGATGGGCTGCCGGCCACTAATAAGCTCAAGAAGAACTACCCCAAAGCTGAAAACATCTGATTTGAGAGAGGCCTTTCCAACAATTGCATACTCAGGTGCAAAATAACCAAAAGTCCCCTGCATTTTTGCTGGAGAACTGGAACAGCTGGGTGGACCATCCACTCTTAAGCTTTTAGCCATGCCAAGATCAGTTATCTGTACATACATGAAGTAAATAGGAAAAACAATCACTATAGGTATGTCCACTGGGAGAATAGATGATTACTTATTTTCAAAGTTCTCTCATTTTATTTCATAAGGAGACAAGAACTTCACACTTCCAAGACAATCAGTCAACCATCTGAAATAACCAATTTCTCTAAGGGTAAGAAAAGGTTACTGGTAAAATTTGATTAGATTCTCTATGAAATGGGAGTTTAATTACTAACATTTTATAATCACATAATATGTCTAAAACAATCAAGTTCTTACTTTAGCCCTCCAATTATCATCCAGAAGAATGTTTGTTGATTTGACATCACTATGCAGAACCCTTGGAGCAGCTGCTTCATGAAGATATTCCAAGCCCTTCGCAGCACCAATTGCAATTGTAACTCGAGTAGCCCAATCAATGTTTTTCCCTAAGTAACCATCCAAGCTCTCTCTTAAAGTACCATTAGGCATGTACTCAAACACCAGTAGCCTCTCAGCATCTTTTCCTAGAAATTCTGAGCAGTAGCCAAGCAAAGGCACCACATGACAATGGTGAAGTCTGGATAACAGTTCAATCTGAGCAAAGAGATGGTGCAAAATGCCCACAACAAATGGGAAGAAAAATCagataattccttttttttttttttaacatatgtgGAAATGCTATGATTTTAACCAAGAAACAAAACTACGACAAATCAGGGTAGTACCTCTGTTAAAAATAGAGAGTCTGCATCTGGTCCACCCTGAGTTATTAGTCGCTTAATTGCAACAGTTATGCCGTTTTTGAGCTGACCACGATAAACAGAGCTGCTTCCTCCAACTCCTATAAGATTAGAGTTTGAGAACTTTTCGGTTGCACTTTCCAATTGAGAGTATGAAAACCGGACTATTGTTCCATGTATATTCCCCCTTTGGCTTCTAAATAAAGAAGAAGCTTTCTGAAAGCACCCTGTGAGGTAGAAAATGAGGATTTATGATGATTTAATTATGAACCCCAAAGTTGGACAAAAACAAGCACATTAGAAGattgtaaaagtaaaacataaaaaccaGTTTGATACTTTAATCTGTGATGGAAATGAACATGcaagaaaatgttaaagaaaCAATTTTATCTCAACAACCTTATAACTAAGGTAAGTGATGATTTACCTGCGGAAGGATATATGCGGGAATCTATAGTAACATGGGTTTCTACAGCGGAAGAAGTTGTACGACCAATTAAGCTGGTAGCACTACTGTAACTTGTTTCTTTATCAAATAAGAGAGATGGTGGTTGAAGAGGGCACTTGTCCCTTCGATAGAAATAGCACATAGCAGaggaaagaaaagcaaaagTTGTGAGTATGACACATAGTAGTAGAACAATAACAACAACTTTGCTTGAAATGTGCTTTTTTGAGACGTGCGCCGTGCTGAGAGATCCTATTAAGAAGAAAACAGAAACCCAAGAAGCTTTTGAGCACCTTGATCTAAACACTGGAAAATGACTTACGTATAAAAAAAGTTCAATACAAAAACAGGTGATTCATGCATCATTATCCATACAATTCCAGAACATTTGAACagaagacaaaggaaaaaataatttcaccaTCAAAGAAAACTTAATTCGAATAGGATATCAGGTTTTAGATCCACTAGAATAGCACAATTATTTGATCATTATTCCCTATAAAGCTGAGAGTTAATGCATAATCTACACTCTGATTTTGAGCATGATGAGCACCCAGTTCCACAGAGAATTTATGGGAAGCGAACATCAATCATATTCATAGCAAAGCGACAATTTAACTATTGAGTTATTCAGGTTCTGTAAGGGTTTCAACAGAAAGAAAAATGGACAGATTAACATACCAGAAGTGCAGTTGCAGGCTGTAAAACAGTTAGTATCAACATTGTTAGAAGCTACTTTAGGGAAACCGTCAGCAGCACAGGTACACGTCCATGTGCCCCCACTTCCTCCAGCATCTACATTGGAGGATAATCTAATGAAGTTAGCATTACATATGACTCAATGATCACAGCTGCCCAGAGATACATGATATAATTAGATGGACGTTATATATAAATGCAAAGACACCGTTATAAAAAATGCATAGTATAGTAAAACAATTGTTGGTACTCAAAACACACAATGCTCCTAATGGGTATAATAAACTTACAACACACAAGGATTCAACAAACAGTGCAACCAGGACATTCAGATCTCTCCTAAGAGCTTCCATAAAACATATGAGAAACACACGCATACATGCATCTTACAGAGACTTTCTCCATTCAATTGTA
This region includes:
- the LOC142605571 gene encoding receptor-like serine/threonine-protein kinase NCRK, coding for MKLQTKVVIACLLSLIWIQQSHCDELSDTSGLNKWTCKCSSTYQGNQSYALKSNCSTSCDCLPDAGGSGGTWTCTCAADGFPKVASNNVDTNCFTACNCTSGSLSTAHVSKKHISSKVVVIVLLLCVILTTFAFLSSAMCYFYRRDKCPLQPPSLLFDKETSYSSATSLIGRTTSSAVETHVTIDSRIYPSAGCFQKASSLFRSQRGNIHGTIVRFSYSQLESATEKFSNSNLIGVGGSSSVYRGQLKNGITVAIKRLITQGGPDADSLFLTEIELLSRLHHCHVVPLLGYCSEFLGKDAERLLVFEYMPNGTLRESLDGYLGKNIDWATRVTIAIGAAKGLEYLHEAAAPRVLHSDVKSTNILLDDNWRAKITDLGMAKSLRVDGPPSCSSSPAKMQGTFGYFAPEYAIVGKASLKSDVFSFGVVLLELISGRQPIYKLASKAEESLVIWATPHLQDSRRVITELPDPRLNGNFPEEEMQIMAYLAKECLLLDPDDRPTMSEVVQILSTIAPEKSRRRNLPVNFYQTHGMKSELYIQRPNNQVEGSDAESQRPAPASKRSNHCSLQLSGPIDTEEIRPASSSKESTESSLPVDIDRMLHVGINREADTVSTEFIERLILLTSNSRSWHASDDEPVDLTEPRFESFRVANKSL